The following are from one region of the Escherichia sp. E4742 genome:
- the iscR gene encoding Fe-S cluster assembly transcriptional regulator IscR yields the protein MRLTSKGRYAVTAMLDVALNSEAGPVPLADISERQGISLSYLEQLFSRLRKNGLVSSVRGPGGGYLLGKDASSIAVGEVISAVDESVDATRCQGKGGCQGGDKCLTHALWRDLSDRLTGFLNNITLGELVNNQEVLDVSGRQHTHDAPRTRTQDAIDVKLRA from the coding sequence ATGAGACTGACATCTAAAGGGCGCTATGCCGTGACCGCAATGCTTGACGTTGCGCTCAACTCCGAAGCAGGCCCGGTACCGTTGGCTGATATTTCCGAACGACAGGGAATTTCCCTTTCTTATCTGGAACAACTGTTTTCCCGTCTGCGTAAAAATGGTCTGGTTTCCAGTGTACGTGGACCAGGCGGTGGTTATCTGTTAGGCAAAGATGCCAGCAGCATCGCCGTTGGCGAAGTGATTAGCGCCGTTGACGAATCTGTAGATGCTACCCGTTGTCAGGGTAAAGGCGGCTGCCAGGGCGGGGATAAATGCCTGACCCACGCGCTGTGGCGTGATTTGAGCGACCGTCTCACCGGTTTTCTCAACAACATTACTTTAGGCGAACTGGTTAATAACCAGGAAGTGTTGGATGTGTCTGGTCGTCAGCATACTCACGACGCGCCACGCACCCGCACACAAGACGCGATCGACGTTAAGTTGCGCGCATAA
- the trmJ gene encoding tRNA (cytosine(32)/uridine(32)-2'-O)-methyltransferase TrmJ, which yields MLQNIRIVLVETSHTGNMGSVARAMKTMGLTNLWLVNPLVKPDSQAIALAAGASDVIGNAHIVDTLDEALAGCSLVVGTSARSRTLPWPMLDPRECGLKSVAEAANTPVALVFGRERVGLTNEELQKCHYHVAIAANPEYSSLNLAMAVQVIAYEVRMAWLATQENGEQVEHEETPYPLVDDLERFYGHLEQTLLATGFIRENHPGQVMNKLRRLFTRARPESQELNILRGILASIEQQNKGNKAE from the coding sequence ATGCTGCAAAATATTCGAATTGTGCTGGTGGAGACGTCACACACCGGCAATATGGGGTCTGTTGCCCGTGCCATGAAAACAATGGGATTAACCAATCTGTGGTTGGTTAATCCACTGGTGAAACCCGACTCCCAGGCGATTGCCCTGGCGGCAGGTGCCAGCGATGTGATTGGTAACGCTCACATCGTCGATACGCTCGACGAAGCATTAGCTGGTTGTAGTCTGGTAGTGGGCACCAGTGCACGCTCCCGCACGCTGCCGTGGCCGATGCTCGACCCGCGCGAATGCGGTCTGAAAAGCGTCGCTGAAGCGGCAAATACCCCGGTGGCGCTGGTTTTTGGTCGCGAACGTGTCGGCCTGACCAATGAAGAGTTGCAGAAGTGCCATTATCATGTCGCGATTGCCGCTAACCCAGAATACAGCTCGCTGAACCTGGCGATGGCGGTTCAGGTTATTGCCTATGAAGTGCGCATGGCCTGGCTGGCAACTCAGGAAAATGGCGAGCAGGTCGAGCATGAAGAGACGCCGTATCCGCTGGTCGATGATCTGGAGCGTTTTTATGGTCATCTCGAACAAACGCTGCTGGCAACCGGTTTTATCCGTGAAAACCATCCGGGGCAGGTGATGAATAAATTGCGCCGTCTGTTTACCCGTGCGCGCCCGGAAAGCCAGGAATTGAATATCCTGCGCGGGATTCTGGCTTCTATTGAGCAGCAGAACAAAGGTAACAAGGCCGAATAA
- the hscB gene encoding co-chaperone HscB, giving the protein MDYFTLFGLPARYQLDTQALSLRFQDLQRQYHPDKFASGSQAEQLAAVQQSATINQAWQTLRHPLMRAEYLLSLHGFDLASEQHTVRDTAFLMEQLELREELDEIEQAKDEARLESFIKRVKKMFDTRHQLMVEQLDNETWDAAADTVRKLRFLDKLRSSAEQLEEKLLDF; this is encoded by the coding sequence ATGGATTACTTCACCCTCTTTGGCTTGCCTGCCCGTTATCAACTCGATACCCAGGCACTGAGCCTGCGTTTTCAGGATCTACAACGTCAGTATCATCCTGATAAATTCGCCAGCGGAAGCCAGGCGGAACAACTCGCCGCCGTACAGCAATCCGCAACCATTAACCAGGCCTGGCAAACGCTGCGTCATCCGTTAATGCGCGCGGAATATTTGCTTTCTTTGCACGGTTTTGATCTCGCCAGCGAGCAGCATACTGTGCGAGATACCGCGTTCCTGATGGAACAGCTGGAGCTGCGCGAAGAACTGGACGAGATCGAACAGGCGAAAGATGAAGCGCGGCTGGAAAGCTTTATCAAACGTGTGAAAAAGATGTTTGATACCCGCCATCAGTTGATGGTTGAACAGTTAGACAACGAGACGTGGGACGCGGCGGCGGATACCGTGCGTAAGCTGCGTTTTCTCGATAAACTGCGAAGCAGTGCCGAACAACTCGAAGAAAAACTGCTCGATTTTTAA
- the iscS gene encoding cysteine desulfurase, translated as MKLPIYLDYSATTPVDPRVAEKMMQFMTMDGTFGNPASRSHRFGWQAEEAVDIARNQIADLVGADPREIVFTSGATESDNLAIKGAANFYQKKGKHIITSKTEHKAVLDTCRQLEREGFEVTYLAPQRNGIIDLKELEAAMRDDTILVSIMHVNNEIGVVQDIAAIGEMCRARGIIYHVDATQSVGKLPIDLSQLKVDLMSFSGHKIYGPKGIGALYVRRKPRVRIEAQMHGGGHERGMRSGTLPVHQIVGMGEAYRIAKEEMATEMERLRGLRNRLWNGIKDIEEVYLNGDLEHGAPNILNVSFNYVEGESLIMALKDLAVSSGSACTSASLEPSYVLRALGLNDELAHSSIRFSLGRFTTEEEIDYTIELVRKSIGRLRDLSPLWEMYKQGVDLNSIEWAHH; from the coding sequence ATGAAATTACCGATTTATCTCGACTACTCCGCAACCACGCCGGTGGACCCGCGTGTTGCCGAGAAAATGATGCAGTTTATGACGATGGACGGAACCTTTGGTAACCCGGCCTCCCGTTCTCACCGTTTCGGCTGGCAGGCTGAAGAAGCCGTAGATATCGCCCGTAATCAGATTGCCGATCTGGTCGGCGCTGACCCGCGTGAAATCGTCTTTACCTCTGGTGCAACCGAATCTGACAACCTGGCGATCAAAGGTGCAGCCAACTTTTATCAGAAAAAAGGCAAGCACATCATCACCAGCAAAACCGAGCACAAAGCGGTACTGGACACCTGCCGTCAGCTGGAGCGCGAAGGTTTCGAAGTCACCTACCTGGCGCCGCAGCGTAACGGTATTATCGACCTGAAAGAACTTGAAGCAGCGATGCGTGACGACACCATCCTCGTTTCTATCATGCACGTGAATAACGAAATCGGCGTGGTGCAGGATATCGCGGCTATCGGCGAAATGTGCCGTGCTCGTGGCATTATCTATCACGTTGATGCAACCCAGAGCGTGGGCAAACTGCCTATCGACCTGAGCCAGTTGAAAGTTGACCTGATGTCTTTCTCCGGCCACAAAATCTATGGCCCGAAAGGTATTGGCGCGCTGTATGTGCGTCGTAAACCACGCGTACGCATTGAAGCTCAAATGCACGGCGGCGGTCACGAGCGCGGTATGCGTTCCGGCACTCTGCCTGTTCACCAGATCGTCGGTATGGGCGAAGCCTATCGCATCGCAAAAGAAGAGATGGCGACCGAGATGGAACGTCTGCGCGGCCTGCGTAATCGTCTGTGGAACGGCATCAAAGATATCGAAGAAGTTTACCTGAACGGTGACCTGGAACACGGTGCGCCGAACATTCTCAACGTCAGCTTCAACTACGTTGAAGGTGAGTCGCTGATTATGGCACTGAAAGACCTGGCAGTTTCTTCAGGTTCCGCCTGTACGTCAGCAAGCCTCGAACCGTCCTACGTGCTGCGCGCGCTGGGGCTGAACGACGAGCTGGCACATAGCTCTATCCGTTTCTCTTTAGGTCGTTTTACTACTGAAGAAGAGATCGACTACACCATCGAGTTAGTTCGTAAATCCATCGGTCGTCTGCGTGACCTTTCTCCGCTGTGGGAAATGTACAAGCAGGGCGTGGATCTGAACAGCATCGAATGGGCTCATCATTAA
- the suhB gene encoding inositol-1-monophosphatase, which translates to MHPMQNIAVRAARKAGNLIAKNYETPDAVEASQKGSNDFVTNVDKAAEAVIIDTIRKSYPQHTIITEESGELEGTDQDVQWVIDPLDGTTNFIKRLPHFAVSIAVRIKGRTEVAVVYDPMRNELFTATRGQGAQLNGYRLRGSTARDLDGTILATGFPFKAKQYATTYINIVGKLFNECADFRRTGSAALDLAYVAAGRVDGFFEIGLRPWDFAAGELLVREAGGIVSDFIGGHNYMLTGNIVAGNPRVVKAMLANMRDELSDALKR; encoded by the coding sequence ATGCATCCGATGCAGAACATCGCCGTGCGCGCAGCGCGCAAGGCGGGTAATTTAATTGCCAAAAACTATGAAACCCCGGACGCTGTAGAAGCGAGCCAGAAAGGCAGTAACGATTTCGTGACCAACGTAGATAAAGCTGCCGAAGCGGTGATTATCGACACGATTCGTAAATCTTACCCACAGCACACCATCATCACCGAAGAAAGCGGTGAACTTGAAGGTACTGATCAGGATGTTCAATGGGTTATCGATCCACTGGATGGCACTACCAACTTTATCAAACGTCTGCCGCACTTCGCGGTATCTATCGCCGTTCGTATCAAAGGCCGCACCGAAGTTGCTGTGGTTTACGATCCTATGCGTAACGAACTGTTCACCGCGACTCGCGGTCAGGGCGCACAGCTGAACGGCTACCGTCTGCGCGGCAGCACCGCTCGCGATCTCGACGGTACTATTCTGGCGACCGGCTTCCCGTTCAAAGCAAAACAGTACGCCACCACCTACATCAACATCGTTGGCAAACTGTTCAACGAATGTGCTGACTTCCGTCGTACTGGTTCCGCGGCGCTGGATCTGGCTTACGTCGCTGCGGGTCGTGTTGACGGTTTCTTTGAAATCGGTCTGCGTCCGTGGGACTTCGCGGCAGGCGAGCTGCTGGTTCGTGAAGCGGGCGGTATCGTCAGCGACTTCATCGGTGGCCATAACTACATGCTGACCGGTAACATCGTTGCCGGTAACCCGCGCGTTGTTAAAGCCATGCTGGCGAACATGCGTGACGAGTTAAGCGACGCACTGAAGCGTTAA
- the iscU gene encoding Fe-S cluster assembly scaffold IscU translates to MAYSEKVIDHYENPRNVGSFDNNDENVGSGMVGAPACGDVMKLQIKVNDEGIIEDARFKTYGCGSAIASSSLVTEWVKGKSLDEAQAIKNTDIAEELELPPVKIHCSILAEDAIKAAIADYKSKREAK, encoded by the coding sequence ATGGCTTACAGCGAAAAAGTTATCGACCATTACGAGAATCCGCGTAACGTGGGTTCCTTCGACAACAATGACGAAAACGTGGGCAGCGGCATGGTGGGTGCACCGGCCTGTGGCGACGTGATGAAGTTGCAGATTAAAGTCAACGATGAAGGTATCATTGAAGACGCGCGTTTTAAAACTTACGGCTGCGGTTCCGCTATCGCTTCCAGCTCCCTGGTGACCGAATGGGTGAAAGGGAAGTCTCTCGACGAAGCGCAGGCGATCAAAAACACCGATATTGCTGAAGAACTTGAACTGCCGCCGGTGAAAATTCACTGTTCTATTCTGGCAGAAGACGCGATCAAAGCCGCCATTGCGGACTATAAAAGCAAACGTGAAGCAAAATAA
- the iscA gene encoding iron-sulfur cluster assembly protein IscA codes for MSITLSDSAAARVNTFLANRGKGFGLRLGVRTSGCSGMAYVLEFVDEPTPEDIVFEDKGVKVVVDGKSLQFLDGTQLDFVKEGLNEGFKFTNPNVKDECGCGESFHV; via the coding sequence ATGTCGATTACACTGAGCGACAGTGCAGCAGCGCGAGTAAATACCTTTCTGGCTAACCGCGGCAAAGGGTTTGGCCTGCGTCTGGGCGTGAGAACCTCCGGATGTTCAGGTATGGCTTATGTACTGGAATTTGTTGACGAACCGACGCCGGAAGACATCGTGTTTGAAGACAAAGGCGTGAAAGTCGTGGTCGATGGCAAAAGCCTGCAATTTCTGGACGGTACGCAGCTGGACTTCGTAAAAGAAGGCCTGAACGAAGGGTTTAAATTCACCAACCCGAACGTTAAAGATGAGTGTGGTTGCGGCGAAAGCTTCCACGTCTGA